One genomic window of Petrotoga sibirica DSM 13575 includes the following:
- the purN gene encoding phosphoribosylglycinamide formyltransferase: MKKIVILASGNGTNFEAICKYFSNSSKISIIKLITDNKKAYVIERAKRLGIDYEIIDYTTFKSKKEYNDYLFGRLKDLDSDLIVLAGYMKILPGYIVRYYANRIINIHPSLLPKYPGLRSIERAFNNKEEYTGITIHYVEEKVDDGRIILQKELKVEKNWDLEKLEEEIHKLEHQYYPKVVEELLNNSDEN; encoded by the coding sequence GTGAAAAAGATAGTAATTTTAGCCTCAGGTAACGGGACAAATTTTGAAGCTATCTGTAAATATTTTTCAAACTCTTCCAAAATTAGTATAATTAAATTGATAACGGATAACAAAAAAGCTTACGTAATAGAAAGAGCAAAAAGATTGGGAATAGATTATGAAATAATTGACTATACCACTTTCAAATCAAAAAAAGAGTACAATGATTATCTTTTTGGCCGTTTAAAAGATCTAGATTCTGATCTAATAGTACTTGCAGGATACATGAAAATATTACCAGGCTACATCGTTAGATATTATGCCAATAGAATAATAAATATTCATCCTTCTCTTTTGCCAAAATATCCAGGATTACGTTCAATAGAAAGAGCATTTAATAATAAAGAAGAATATACAGGAATAACAATTCATTACGTAGAAGAGAAAGTTGATGATGGCAGAATCATATTACAAAAAGAGTTAAAAGTAGAAAAAAATTGGGATCTTGAAAAGTTGGAGGAAGAAATTCATAAGCTAGAGCATCAATATTATCCTAAAGTAGTTGAGGAACTTTTAAATAATTCTGATGAAAATTGA
- the purH gene encoding bifunctional phosphoribosylaminoimidazolecarboxamide formyltransferase/IMP cyclohydrolase: protein MIKRALLSTYKKDKVVDFARTLQEVEIEVISTGGTAKKLQDNGIEVTPVEEITNFPEILNGRVKTLNPFIHGGILARRENEQDMETLKNLNIEPIDLVYVNLYPFVEEAKKTNFDLDELIEFIDIGGPTMIRSAAKNYKDVIVVVDESDLEYISAKLKNKEEFDEKYRMYLASKAFNLTAFYDSCISNYLNAQLKDKDDFQQFLTVPFEKSYQMRYGENPHQSAIFYKNTLNNGSMTSFDQLNGKELSFNNLRDADSAWKAVNEFEDIACCCLKHSSPCGIALGDSILEAYKKAYSCDPVSIFGGIVAFNRKVDVETALELKKLFLEIIMAPEYDEVALDILKKKKNLRILRMSSKPIDTYEYVSVDGGILVQEVDKGVINEFKVVTETKVPEEIKEELLFAWKAVKHVKSNAIVVSKNKATTGIGPGQPNRVWSALQALERSKGKGGDVLASDAFFPFSDVVEAAAEYGIKAIIQPGGSIRDDESIQACNKYGIAMIFTGMRHFKHI from the coding sequence GTGATAAAAAGAGCATTGTTAAGTACTTACAAAAAAGATAAAGTAGTTGATTTTGCGCGAACTCTTCAAGAAGTTGAAATAGAGGTTATTTCAACAGGAGGAACCGCTAAGAAACTTCAAGACAATGGTATTGAAGTTACGCCCGTTGAAGAAATCACCAATTTTCCTGAGATATTAAATGGAAGAGTTAAAACTTTGAATCCTTTCATACATGGAGGGATTCTTGCAAGAAGAGAGAACGAACAAGATATGGAAACTCTCAAAAATTTAAATATAGAACCAATAGATCTTGTTTATGTTAACCTTTACCCATTTGTAGAAGAAGCTAAAAAAACTAATTTCGATCTAGATGAGTTGATTGAATTCATTGATATAGGTGGACCAACAATGATTAGATCTGCAGCAAAAAATTACAAAGATGTTATAGTTGTTGTAGATGAATCTGATTTGGAATATATATCAGCTAAATTAAAAAATAAAGAAGAATTTGATGAAAAATATCGAATGTACTTAGCTTCAAAAGCCTTTAATTTGACTGCCTTTTATGATAGCTGTATAAGTAATTATTTAAATGCTCAATTGAAAGATAAGGATGATTTTCAACAATTTTTAACGGTTCCATTTGAAAAAAGCTATCAAATGAGATATGGTGAAAATCCTCATCAAAGTGCCATTTTTTACAAAAATACTTTGAATAATGGGTCTATGACTTCATTTGATCAATTAAATGGGAAAGAGTTATCCTTTAACAATTTGAGAGACGCAGATTCTGCGTGGAAAGCAGTAAATGAATTTGAAGATATAGCATGTTGCTGTTTAAAGCACAGTTCTCCTTGCGGTATTGCCTTAGGAGATAGCATTTTAGAAGCATACAAAAAGGCTTATTCATGCGATCCTGTTTCAATATTCGGTGGGATAGTTGCTTTCAACAGGAAAGTTGATGTTGAAACTGCACTTGAGCTAAAAAAATTGTTTCTTGAGATAATAATGGCCCCAGAGTACGATGAAGTGGCTTTAGATATTTTAAAAAAGAAAAAGAATTTAAGAATTTTGAGAATGTCCTCTAAACCCATTGATACGTATGAATATGTATCTGTTGATGGTGGAATTCTTGTTCAGGAAGTTGATAAAGGGGTTATAAATGAATTTAAGGTTGTAACAGAAACTAAAGTTCCAGAAGAAATCAAGGAAGAGCTTTTGTTTGCATGGAAGGCGGTAAAGCACGTTAAATCAAATGCGATAGTTGTATCAAAAAACAAGGCTACCACAGGCATAGGACCTGGCCAACCCAACAGAGTATGGTCCGCTTTACAAGCTCTTGAAAGAAGTAAAGGGAAGGGTGGGGACGTTTTAGCTTCAGATGCCTTTTTCCCTTTTAGTGATGTAGTAGAAGCAGCAGCAGAATACGGAATAAAAGCGATAATCCAACCTGGAGGGTCAATCAGAGATGATGAGTCTATTCAGGCATGTAACAAATATGGAATAGCTATGATATTCACAGGAATGAGACATTTCAAACATATATAA
- a CDS encoding GAF domain-containing protein translates to MNVKIKNLILLGITIFSFYFLRADFENVALIDALMVIALTAISDNIKVYWNDRNRLVSNTVGFVYAFLLGPQYILISSLVIFFSKTKHPEISRKLYRTLVFSASYSLSALISYRFSPLLAIFLFLTISKIINSIIVEGRKDFIFSVFMYEYFYFLSLSPFSYLYLYFEFSPFKYMIISVNLLILLLFYLIIKTRNDKKDEILRTQRMRKLNDVIVNFSNVIRQLSLKVPSEKILDQIAEIIQKNMGYSYVLISLFNFKSNKVERIAQRGLKKEKYEKIKTQEVPISEVLKFMDEKYNYKDTYFIPHANKISETYTYQPRDEVSIDYLADNQNLWDPNDLLLLALREERNNIIGYISLDSPENNLRPSK, encoded by the coding sequence ATGAATGTGAAAATCAAAAATCTTATTTTACTAGGAATAACAATTTTTTCTTTTTATTTTTTAAGAGCAGATTTTGAAAATGTTGCGCTAATAGATGCTTTGATGGTTATAGCGTTAACAGCTATTTCTGATAATATCAAGGTTTATTGGAATGACCGTAATAGGTTGGTTTCTAATACTGTGGGCTTTGTATATGCTTTTTTGTTGGGGCCTCAATATATTTTAATTTCATCTTTAGTTATTTTTTTCAGTAAGACCAAACATCCAGAAATCAGCAGGAAGTTATACAGGACTCTCGTGTTCTCCGCAAGCTATTCGTTATCCGCTTTGATTTCTTATAGATTCAGTCCCCTTCTTGCTATATTTTTATTTTTGACTATTTCTAAAATTATTAACAGCATTATAGTTGAAGGTAGAAAAGATTTCATTTTTTCAGTTTTTATGTATGAATATTTTTATTTTTTGAGTCTTTCACCTTTTTCTTATTTGTATTTATATTTTGAGTTTTCTCCTTTTAAGTACATGATAATTTCTGTGAATTTGTTGATATTGCTCCTCTTTTATCTGATAATTAAAACAAGGAACGATAAAAAAGATGAAATTTTGAGAACCCAAAGAATGAGAAAATTAAACGATGTGATTGTTAACTTTAGCAATGTCATTAGGCAACTCTCCTTGAAAGTACCCTCAGAGAAAATTCTCGATCAAATAGCTGAAATAATCCAGAAAAATATGGGTTACTCATATGTTCTTATCAGTTTGTTTAACTTTAAGAGTAATAAAGTTGAAAGAATAGCACAGCGGGGACTAAAAAAAGAAAAATATGAAAAAATTAAAACTCAAGAGGTTCCTATATCTGAAGTTCTAAAATTCATGGATGAAAAATATAATTATAAAGATACCTACTTTATTCCTCACGCTAATAAAATAAGCGAAACTTATACTTATCAACCTAGAGATGAAGTGAGTATAGATTATTTAGCAGATAATCAAAATTTGTGGGACCCTAATGATTTATTGTTGTTGGCTTTGCGAGAAGAAAGGAACAACATTATAGGATATATATCTCTGGATTCACCAGAAAATAATTTAAGACCGTCTAAATAA